The window CCTGAAAGGCTAACACCGTTTTCACCAATCATTGTGTCTAAGCCTTTTGGCATGCCTTTAATGAAGTCCATCGCATAAGCAAGCTCTGCGGCTTTTTCAATATCAGCACGACTAAAGCTGTCACCGCTTGCGTAAGCAATGTTATTTGCAATGGTATCGTTAAAAAGGTGCACATTTTGAGAAACAACAGCAACCTGATCACGCAGGTTCGACAATTGATAATCTTTAACCTCGCGCCCATCCAATATCAATTCGCCTGAATCAATATCGTAGAAACGTGTTAATAAGTTCGCAATCGTACTCTTACCCGACCCTGAACGACCGACGAGTGCTAGCGTTTTTCCTGCTGGTAAATCAAATGATACATTACGCAATGCTGGTGTATCTTTGGTTGGATAAGTGAACGTAACATTCTTAACTTGAATATCACCGTTCACACGCGCAATTTTATGCTTACCGTTATCTTCTTCAGCTTCAAGATCCATCAATTCAAACAAAGTTTGACAAGCTGCCATACCGCGTTGGAATTGCGAAGTAACGTTAGTTAATGCTTTCAAAGGACGCATCAAACCAAACATTGCACCAAAGACGACAGCAAATGTACCAGGAGTAAGCTCAGCACGTAACGCTTCAGAGTTCGCTAAAACTAATACAACCACTAAAGCAAACGATGCAATTACCTGAATTACTGGGTTAGCAATCGCCTGCGCAGACACTAGCTTCATTGTTTGCTGGCGCATATTATTGCTAACAGAATCAAAACGTTGTTTTTCAACTTCTTGACCACCGTAACTTAATACAACTTTGTGCCCTTTTAGCATTTGCTCAGCAGATGATGTAACAGACCCCATCGCGTCTTGCATATTTTTTGAAATTTTACGAAAACGCTTAGAAACCAAACGAATACTGAATGCGACAACAGGGGCAATGACCAATAAAATGGCCGAAAGCTGCCAGCTGTTCCAAAACATCAATGCCATTAAGCCAATGATTGATGCACCTTCACGTACCATGCTGACTAGTGCGCTACTTGTCGCAGAAGCAACTTGTTCTGAATCATAAGTAATTCGAGAAAGTAAGGCACCAGAAGATTCTTTATCAAAAAAGCTCACTGGCATTTTCATGAAATGATTAAACAAGCCACGGCGTAAATTCATTACGACTTTGCCAGACACCCAAGACAAGCAGTATGTTGATACAAAGCCACTCGCGCCACGTAGTATCATTAATCCGACTAAATAATATGGCATCATAGAAAGAAAGTCTGATTCGATGTTGTCTAACCCACCGAAGCTTTCATCAAGAAGAGGCTTAATCATCGATAACATTAGGGTATCACCCAATGCATTAATGATTAGCGCAACGACCGCGACTGATAAGCCAGCCTTATAGAAACTGATATACGGCCAAAGTCGTTTATACGTATCCAGTGTTGATTGTTCAGTAGATTGCGTCATTAAAATTCATTTTTCTTAAAAACAATTCCTATCATTCTACTCCGATACTAGGATTGCGCCAAATAAGTTAAGCCATTGATGCATGCCTTATCTACTTTTTGCTCATTGATTATACAGCTGTATTTGTTCTAAAAAGCCTATCGACATTATCAGCCTAACTTCTCACATCTTCACGCCTAAAAAGCATCATTCACTCGAAAATAAACGTCGATACCAAGTATCGTCAATATCTTGTCGATAGCGTTGTGTTTTTCTGCTGCCAGCTTCAATATCTATGGATATTTGCCCAGTTTGTGCGGTATCTAACCACCTTGTGCCTTTATCTATATAACGCTGCTTAATTTGTGTTGATGGTAAATTCCAAGGGTTATATTTCGCACTCGATACCAGAGCTAATTCAGGAGACATACCTGCCAGCCACGTATTGGTCGACGAAGTTTTACTGCCATGATGAGGAACAAATAAGATATCAGGCGCAAGATCTGGGTATTGGCGAGCCAAAAGTAATTCAGATATCGCATCAATGTCACCTGTCAGTAGTACGTTGGTTGGTTTCACTGTATGAATATTCCGATCGCTTATTTGCACGACACAAGAATGAGGATTAGCCGCCCGTTTAACAATTTTAGGTGGCCACAACACCTCGAAGTTGAGTCCTTCCCATTGCCAGAGGGCTCCTTGCACACAGGGAAGAAAACCATATCGACGATCACTGCTACGCTTCCAAATTGGTTCAAACTGCTGAGATATAATATCGAAACCACCAGCATGATCACCGTCTGCATGGCTCAAAATTAACCCGTCTAACTGATTAATGCCTTTCTTGCTCAGCACGGGTTCTATGACAGATGTAGCAATACTGCCTTGTTGCCAACGGTTTCCCGTATCATATAAAACCGCTTTCCCGTTACGCTCAATCAACACGGCAAGACCATGCCCAACATCCAACATATTGACTGTCCATAGCAATGAAGCGACGTCATCTATTGAGGATTTATTATGATTTATATCAGTATCATTAGCTAAAAACGACGGGATCCCCCAAGATACGAAGACAATCAAAATTGAGATGTGTATCCATTTGAAGTTACGCCAAGAAATAAACCACCCTAGCGCTGCCCACGCCATTCCCCCTATAAGGAAAGGTAACCACGCGGATGATAACGATAACCACGTACCAACAGATTGCTCAGCCAGCCAAATAACAGGATATAAGGTCCAATCGGCTAATTGCCAAAAAACATTCGACAACCAAGGAAACCACACCGTCGCAATGGCAGCCAAAACCAAAGGCACAGTCAATGTACTCACCCAAGGGACAGAGACAAAATTGATCAATGGCGCGAGTAGCGATATCCCACCAAACCAATACCATTGAAGCGGTAACATAAACAGCAATAACACACACTGTAACTGTGCTAATACTTTCATCTTTTCCCACAATAGGTCTTTCTGATAGTCAAGATTGTTTTCAGTCTGATCAGTGTGTTGTCGCCTTACGCCACCCAAATTCGCAAGATATAAAATGAAGACAGCAGTAAAAGACATCCAAAAGCCCGCGGCATAAGACGCTAACGGGTTGAGCATTAAACAAATAGTTAGAGCGACAATAAAAATTTTCCAGCCTGGCCACTGAATGCGTAACCTGATTAAAATCATCACAATTGCACACATTAATACTGCGCGTACCGTCGGCAAACTAAAACCCGCTAACCATGCGTACCCCAGCGCACACGCAAAACCACTCCATAACGGTAACCATATAAAACGATGAAGCTCCGGCAAAAGCGCACATATTTTACTGCCAAGCCACCAGCCTAATAACATCGCCAAACCGATATGTAGACCTGAAATTGCCATTAAATGGGCTAAACCACTGTCTCTTAGCCGCTGCCAATCATGAAGCTCTAACGCATCCCTTACGCCAAAGCCTAAAGCCATTAAATAAGCTTTATGGGTTTTATCAGCCAACTCTGTCATTGCCTGAGTGAAAATACGCTGCCGTAAGGTAATAGCCGAACTATTGTCACTCGGTGTTCGTGCTGTTTGTTCTACACTAAGGCTATCGATGTAAGAGCTGTCTACAATCGTTCCGCTTAAAACGGTGCCTCGCCCATGAATACCATTTGCAACGAAATACTTTTCAGCATCAAAACCTGCACTATTCAATCGCCCATACGGACGGCGAAGCTTCACTGTTAGCTGCCAAATTTGACCTTGATACATCTCAGGAGGCTGTAGCCAATTTAAGCGGACGTTTAAAGGATAATGTGAATTTATTGGATAAGAATTAAGCATTAAGAGTTTGAAATCTATTGTATTAGTGGGGATATCACTATTAAGTAGACTACTTACCTTAGCAACTATGGTAATATTCTCGCGGTCAATGGGTATTTCTTTTACTGAGTTTGTATAAACATTTACACTTAAAGCTGCCATAGCGGCACCTAACGCAATCCAGATCAATAAATGAATACGTAAAAAATAAGAAACTACGGCTCCTAGCATTATGGCTGTCACAAACCAGAGATAATCAGGAATGGCATGCCACCAATGAAGAAACAAAAGCCCTATTGCAATGCCAGTAACCGCTTGGTTCATTGTGTATTGCCTTAAGCCTGTTGATTTAAAATAGTATTTTCATGCTTTATGTTTTAATACTTAGTATTCGCAATTAATGACTTTCAGCTCATTGTTTTCAAAGCGTATGTATATCGATGCCAAGACAACTTATTAAACGTTTTTTACCAAATCACGAAACAATTAAGCGCCAAAAAGCTCTTAAAATTTTCGGTAATGTGCTTTATAACCCGAACCTATGGTGTCTTAATCGCCGCTCTGCTTCGGGGGCTTTTGCTGTGGGTTTGTTTATGGCGTTTGTTCCACTGCCCAGCCAGATGATAATGGCAGCCGGACTCGCCATTCTATTTGGCGTAAACCTCCCTCTTTCTATTGTATTAGTTTGGATTAGCAACCCTATTACGATGCCCGTGTTATTTTATGGTGCATATAAGGTAGGGGCTTGGTTGATGAACTCCCCTCAGCAGCCATTTCATTTTGAGCTGTCTTGGGAATTTTTACTTCATCAAATGAGCCAGATAGGTCCACCTTTTATGCTTGGCTGTTTTACTACTGGCATTATTTTTTCTTTAATCGGTTACTTTGGTATTCGCGGTTTATGGCGCTACTCGGTAGTAAGAAGCTGGAAGAAACGTAAATTTCGCAACTAAGACTCATTTAGAAACCAAATAATCATTGAATGCAGCATTTCACTAAAACCTCGCTCGCGAGGTTTTTTTACGTTTATACCCACCTCAAGATGCTCATTTCAGTAATAACCATCGAGGTTCTACCCTGAAAATTAGCAACGTCGTATAGAGCCCAGCAAACAAAAAAATATCCCTTCGCTTAAAAATGAGAGTGGCCGCACTTTCCTTAACTATGTTTGTTTTAACGGCACTAATATTTTGGATCGAGTTCACTCAAATAAAAAAACCGTCGTAATGACGGTTTTTTTAAGACTAGCTAAAACAGCATACTACTTTGCGCTCAACACCAGTGCTGGTTGTAACGCGCTTGCCCTGCGTGCGGGATACCAGGTCGCAAGTAAACTTAAAAGAATGGCCGTTATAGCAACAACCACGACATCATTAATCGCCAACTCGGTTGGTAGGAAATCTACAAAGTAGATGTCACCTGATAAAAACTGGTGTCCGATCAGCGTTTCGAGTCCTTTAACCAAGCTCGTCAGGTTTACCGCCACGAAAGAACCAATAATCGATCCAACAAGGCTACCGACAACACCTGATAATAAGCCATGCCAAATGAAGATGGATTTCACTAACCCATCAGTGGCCCCCATTGTTCGAAGAATAGCAATGTCTGGCGCCCGATCTTTTACTGACATCATCAAGGTTGAGATAATATTAAAGCAGGCAACACCAATCACAAGTACCATCACCAAATACATAATGGTACGCACCATCTGAATATCTCGATACAGGTAGCCATATTTCTGTGTCCAGCTTTTTAAATAGACATACACAGGCAAAGTAAAGCCGACTTCTCTAACAATAGATTGAGCATCAAGCACATTATCGACATTCAACGAAATACCCGAGACTCCCTCGCCCATCGATAAATACTGCTGAGCATCAGCTAACGGTATAATCGCAAAGTTATGATCAATCTGACCACCAAGTGCTAATAATCCAGACACTTGTAAACGAATACGGTGCGGTGAACGGAGCTTTTTTTCTGAATCGGCATTTGGGATCATTGCTGTAATCCAATCACCTACCCCAATTTGCAATTTTTGAGCAACACCTTGTCCTAAAATAATCTGCTTGTTGCCCGCAGAAAAACGCTGCCAAGCGTTATCTTTTACATACTGTGGTAACGCACTGACTTGTATTTCCTCTTCAGGGTTTACACCACGCACTGCTACCGCTTTTAGATTGCTGCCTTTTTCAAGCAGAGCAGTAAATGAAACATACGGTGCTGCACCCGTTACTCGTGGGTGTTTTTTTACCGTTTCAAGTATGGGTTGCCACTCAGTCAACGGTACTTTTACGGCTTCTAGTTCACCATGAGGAATAACAGCCAATATGCGATTTTGTAATTCACGTTCAAAACCATTCATAGCCGATAACCCTATGATGATGACTGCTACACCAACGGCAATCCCCAAAATAGAAGAAATAGAAATGAACGATACCATGCGATTTCGTTGTTTCGCCCGGCTAAAACGGCTACCGATATAAAGAGATAAAGGTCGAAACATTAAGCTACCTCAACCTGAACCAAGTTACCGTCTTGCATATGCATACAACGATCTAACTTCGCCGCTAATTCATTATCATGAGTGACGACTAAAAAGGCTGTACCCGACTCTTTATTTAACTTGCACATCAGATCATAGATTTCGAGTGCCGTTTTATGGTCTAGGTTACCCGTAGGTTCGTCAGCCAATACAATTGATGGGTTATTCACCAATGCACGAGCAAAGGCAACACGTTGACGCTCACCACCACTCAATTCTGAAGGTCGATGTTCATAGCGGTGGCTAAGACCCACCATGTCTAAAATAGATTTTGCTTTTGACTCAGCTTTATCTGTAGCCATGCCGCCGATTAATAGTGGCATGGCGACATTTTCCATCGCACTAAAATCAGCAAGCAAATGATGAAACTGATAAACAAACCCTATCTCTTGATTTCGAATTTTCGCTTGCTTATTCGCGCTCATCGAATTCAATTTTTGACCTTTAAAAAACACATCACCATCACTGGGCTCATCAAGTGCACCTAATAAGTGTAATAACGTGCTTTTCCCTGAACCTGAAGAGCCGACGATTGCGACTAATTCATTGGGTTCAATGGCAAAGCTAACCCCTTTCAACACTTCAGTTTCAAGCTGAGCTTCGCGATAGATTTTACGTAAACCATGACAAACTAATAACGAATTACTCATAACGCAATGCCTCAGCAGGACGAACAGATGCCGCACGATAAGAAGGGAAAATAGTGGCAATAAGACTTAACAAAATAGCACCTAAAATAACAAACATAACCTGTAGAGGTTCAATAACGATTGGTAGAGACCCACCTGCCATAAGATATTGCACACCAAAAACTGACATAACAGTGTTCAAATTCGACGCCAGTAATATGCCTAGCACACCACCGCTCACCGCACCAATTACACCACTGCTTGCACCTTGAACCATAAATACCATCAGTACTTGGCGGTTAGTCATACCTTGGGTTTTTAAAATAGCGACTTCTGCTTGTTTCTCCATCACCACCATAATCAGGGCTGAAATAATGTTAAATGCAGCGACACCAATGATCAGCCCAAGCATTAAGCCCATCATATTCTTTTCCATTTTAACGGCTTGAAACAGCTCACCGCGTTGTTCTCGCCAATCAGACCATTGCCAATCATTCGGCATGGATACTTGAGCAAGTTCAGTCACAGCAAAAGGATCATCGAGGAATAACCGCCATCCCGTTATTTGATCCGCTTTATAGCGAAGTAATTTTCCAGCATCTTGGATATTAGTCAGAATAAGTTGCTTATCAACATCAGAGCCTGTGTCGAAGAAACCTTCAATGGTAAAGTTACGCTGGCTAGGAATACGCCCTAGTGGTGTGTACTGGCTGGCACTGGTTACCATTAGGCGGATTTTATCCCCCACTTGCACCCCAAGCTGATTTGCTAATGCTTGACCAATAACAACACGATAGCTACCAGAAATTAGGTTATCTAACTTCCCTACCGTCATGTCCATCGCGATGGGTTCATAATAGCTAGGATCAATCCCTATCATATTACCAGCCGCTAAAGACGATGCACTTTGCAGTACCGCTTCACCACGGGTGATAGGCGTAACATGAGTAACATGGGGTAACTGTTGCAATGATTGAGGAATGGTATCAGATACAGGCATGCGCCCATCATCTTGAGAAATAACAGCTTGAGGCAAAACACCTAAAATTCTGTCTTTTAATTGTTGCTCAAAGCCATTCATAACAGAAAGTACAGTCACTAAAGACAACACACCAATGGTGATACCTGCCGTGGACATATATGATACAAAGCGACTGAATCGGTCACCTGAGCGACCACGCAGATAGCGTAGACCGATAAAAAAAGATACTGGATGAAACATAGGTTAGAGAAACCATCCCTTGTATAAAGTAAAGAAAGAATACCCGTTGCTGCCTTTGATTACCATGCAACTGCGTAAAACTAATGTAAAAACAGAGGGTAAAAAACGTACAGTCAGATGTGTTTACTTGCTCGAATGCAATACCTAAGTGATAATCGAGTAATTATGAATAAATACTAACACTCGTATAGCTTTTCGACCTGTAATACAGGGAATAGTTGCGAATGTTAATTAATAACGAGAGCGACATGGAACAGGACGAATATTTTTCAGTCCATACTGGGCTAACCATAAACGTAGAACCTCTAGCAAGCGATGAGTGCTTGCCTGATGAACAAACGTTTATTCAGGAAATCCCCCCTTTATTTCGTGTCGCCAGCGAATGCAGCGGTTTAGAAGAAAGCGCAGAACGCACGCTTAAAGGTTTTGGTAAGGAAGACAATAAAGCACTGCTAACTTACCTTGCAGCCCAAAACAGTAAAATCAACTTACTGCTTTCTTTTGTATTATCTCAACAAGATAACCCTGATTTTCGTTATATCACCGACAGTTTTGGTGCGAGTCAGCTGACCTTTGTTTCAAATTCCCCTTTTACTGTTGGTACATCTGTTAGAGTAAAGCTGTTTCTTAAGCACCCGCCCGCTGCAATATACTGTTATGCAAACGTAGCTGCATGTGGAACTAAAGTGCATGAAGACGACTCAGATGAAAAGCAGGCTCAATACGCGATCACACTGCGCTATAACCGTTTACAAGAAGATGACCGTGATCTTCTGATCCGAGCTGCTTTGCATATTCAGCAAAAATTACTGCGCGTACGCGCCCAACAGCGAACAGAGTCATAAGTTAATCACATGAAAGCATTATCATTACTCTCACTGCCCCTGCCGAGTAAAAAAGGGGATAACCGTTTCATTGGTAACCTATCTGGTGCTGCTTTGGCACTGTCTGTCGCTGAACTGTCTCACGCACATCAAGGCCCTATTCTTGCTGTTGTGCCTGATACGCAAACAGCACTGCGCCTACAGCCAGAAATTAGTCAGTTCACGTCTGTCGAAGTGAACGTATTTCCTGACTGGGAAACACTGCCATACGATAATTTCTCGCCGCACCAAGATATTACGTCTGATCGTCTGGCGCGTTTATACAAGTTACCCACTCAGTCTGATGGCATTATTCTGGTGCCTATTAGTACCTTATTGCAGCGTTTAACACCCCGTGATTACCTTCGCAAGCATGCTTTGATTGTACGGAATGGTGATCGCCTATCACTTGATAAGCTTCGATTACAGCTTGAAGCATCTGGCTATCGCCATGCCGAGCAAGTAATGGAGCATGGCGAATATGCCAGCCGAGGTTCATTACTCGATCTATTCCCAATGGGTAGCAATCAACCCTATCGTATTGACTTTTTTGATGACAAAGTTGATTCCATTCGCCAGTTCGATCCTGAAAATCAGCGTTCAACGGGTGAAATTGATAGCATCAATTTATTACCAGCTCATGAATTCCCAACGGATGAAATTGCGATTGAAAATTTCCGGATGCGTTGGCGTGAACGTTTTGAAGCTCGACGTGAGCCCGAATCAATCTATCAGCAAGTAAGCAAACGTACTTGGCCTGCGGGTATTGAGTATTGGCAGCCTCTGTTTTTTGAAAAAACTGAAACACTCTTCGATTATTTACCCGATGAAACCTTATTAGTAACATTGGGAGAATTAGAACCCTCCGTTGACCATTTTTTAGCAGATGCAGATCACCGCTTTGATCAACGTCGTGTTGACCCCTTGCGCCCTTTGTTAGAACCCAAAGAATTATGGCTAACAAAAGATGAGATGTTCCGCGGTTTTAAAACGTTGCCACAAGTTCGTATTCGTCATGAAAACGAACCCGATAAAGCGGGTCGATACAATCCAACGTTAACACCAGTACCTGAAATAATCATCAACCAACAACTTAAAGAACCTTTTGCTGCACTACGTCGCTTTACCGAGCAATTCAAAGGCAAAATTGTCTTTTCCGTTGCCTCTGAAGGTCGACGTGAAGCGTTACTGGATCTATTAGCTCGTATAAAAATGCGCCCAATAGTGTGCGCTAGTCTAGAAGAAGCCATTGAAGCACCAAGTGATTACACGCTGGTTATTGGTGCTGCAGAGCAAGGCTTTATTCTTGAATCACCTTCTGTCGCGTTTATTTGTGAAAGTGATTTACTCGGTGAGCGCGTTAATCAACGTCGCCGCCGTGATAATAAAAAAAGTATCAATGCCGATACGATTATTCGTAATTTAGCAGAGTTGCAAGTTGGTCAGCCCGTGGTTCATATCGATCATGGCATTGGTCGTTATCAGGGTCTGCAAACATTAGAAGCTGGTGGCATAACAACTGAATATGTCATGCTTGAATACGATGCTGGTGCAAAGCTCTATGTACCGGTTGCATCACTGCACCTCATTAGCCGTTACTCTGGCGGTGCTGATGATAGTGCGCCGCTGCATAAACTGGGGGGCGAAGCATGGGTCAAAGCACGTAAAAAAGCAGCTGAAAAAGTACGTGATGTTGCTGCAGAGTTACTCGATGTTTACGCAAAGCGCGAACTAAAACCTGGCTTTAAATTCACGTTAGATCGAGAATCTTATGCTGATTTCTGTAGTGGTTTTCCTTTTGAAGAGACCCACGACCAAGCCTTAGCGATTAATTCCGTACTTTCAGACATGTGTAAGCCTAGAGCCATGGACCGCCTTGTGTGTGGTGACGTTGGCTTTGGTAAAACGGAAGTCGCGATGCGTGCTGCGTTTGTTGCTATTGATAATAACAAACAAGTCACGGTATTAGTGCCTACCACATTGTTGGCACAGCAGCATTTTGAAAACTTCCGTGACCGTTTTGCCAATACGGCCGTTCGTGTTGAAGTGCTTTCACGTTTTAAAACAGCGAAAGAACAAAAACAGATAATGCTTGATGCCGAAGAAGGCAAAATTGATATACTCATCGGCACACATAAACTACTTAACGCTTCAGTCAAATATCACGATTTAGGTTTATTAGTCGTTGATGAAGAGCACCGCTTTGGTGTGCGTCAAAAAGAGAAAATTAAAGCCATTCGTGCTGATATTGATATTTTGACCCTCACGGCAACACCGATTCCTCGTACGCTCAATATGGCAATGAGTGGTATGCGTGATCTATCTATCATTGCAACACCGCCTGCACGCCGCTTAGCCATTAAAACCTTTGTACGAGAAAAAGACGACGCAATTATTCGTGAGGCTGTACTGCGTGAAATAATGCGTGGTGGCCAAGTGTACTTCTTGCACAATGAAGTCGACAGCATAGAGAAAACCACTGAAGAATTAGCCAAACTGATCCCAGAAGCGCGTATCACCTTTGCTCATGGTCAAATGCGTGAACGTGATCTCGAAAAAGTGATGGGGGATTTTTATCACCAGCGCTTCAATCTACTCGTATGTACAACCATAATCGAAACTGGTATTGATATTCCAACAGCCAATACGATCATCATGAATCGTGCCGACAACCTTGGTTTAGCACAGTTACACCAACTTCGAGGTCGTGTTGGACGATCGCACCACCAAGCCTATGCCTATTTATTAACGCCACATAAAAAACGCATGACGAAAGATGCAGTCAAACGTTTAGAGGCCATCGAATCACTGGAAGATCTTGGTGCTGGGTTCACATTGGCAACGCATGACCTTGAAATTCGTGGTGCAGGTGAATTATTAGGTGACGAACAAAGTGGTCAAATTCAATCCATTGGATTTTCACTGTTCATGGAAATGCTAGAGCAAGCGGTTGAAGCATTGAAAGAAGGCAAAGAGTCATCACTTGATGATCTGCTACGTAAGCAGACGGAAGTTGAGCTACGTCTACCCGCGTTACTGCCTGATGATTACATTCCCGATATCAACATGCGTTTATCATTGTACAAGCGCATTGCCAGTGCGA is drawn from Photobacterium profundum SS9 and contains these coding sequences:
- the mfd gene encoding transcription-repair coupling factor, coding for MKALSLLSLPLPSKKGDNRFIGNLSGAALALSVAELSHAHQGPILAVVPDTQTALRLQPEISQFTSVEVNVFPDWETLPYDNFSPHQDITSDRLARLYKLPTQSDGIILVPISTLLQRLTPRDYLRKHALIVRNGDRLSLDKLRLQLEASGYRHAEQVMEHGEYASRGSLLDLFPMGSNQPYRIDFFDDKVDSIRQFDPENQRSTGEIDSINLLPAHEFPTDEIAIENFRMRWRERFEARREPESIYQQVSKRTWPAGIEYWQPLFFEKTETLFDYLPDETLLVTLGELEPSVDHFLADADHRFDQRRVDPLRPLLEPKELWLTKDEMFRGFKTLPQVRIRHENEPDKAGRYNPTLTPVPEIIINQQLKEPFAALRRFTEQFKGKIVFSVASEGRREALLDLLARIKMRPIVCASLEEAIEAPSDYTLVIGAAEQGFILESPSVAFICESDLLGERVNQRRRRDNKKSINADTIIRNLAELQVGQPVVHIDHGIGRYQGLQTLEAGGITTEYVMLEYDAGAKLYVPVASLHLISRYSGGADDSAPLHKLGGEAWVKARKKAAEKVRDVAAELLDVYAKRELKPGFKFTLDRESYADFCSGFPFEETHDQALAINSVLSDMCKPRAMDRLVCGDVGFGKTEVAMRAAFVAIDNNKQVTVLVPTTLLAQQHFENFRDRFANTAVRVEVLSRFKTAKEQKQIMLDAEEGKIDILIGTHKLLNASVKYHDLGLLVVDEEHRFGVRQKEKIKAIRADIDILTLTATPIPRTLNMAMSGMRDLSIIATPPARRLAIKTFVREKDDAIIREAVLREIMRGGQVYFLHNEVDSIEKTTEELAKLIPEARITFAHGQMRERDLEKVMGDFYHQRFNLLVCTTIIETGIDIPTANTIIMNRADNLGLAQLHQLRGRVGRSHHQAYAYLLTPHKKRMTKDAVKRLEAIESLEDLGAGFTLATHDLEIRGAGELLGDEQSGQIQSIGFSLFMEMLEQAVEALKEGKESSLDDLLRKQTEVELRLPALLPDDYIPDINMRLSLYKRIASAIDEQDLNDLKVELIDRFGLLPEATTNLLTVNNLKLKAAAVGIRRIEAGEKGGYLEFEQDAAINPVFLVGLLQSKPQHYRMEGPTKLKVMAPMTNRKERIKFVDQLLTQLSENTI